A single region of the Hoeflea prorocentri genome encodes:
- a CDS encoding HupE/UreJ family protein: MVVLALLTVKASAHESITFGGALNAGLLHPWLPAEQTLVLFAAGLLLGRYGGKRLVPALCVFAIALCVGFAVPPATVPLAILTLVALSFVLAASALVGLDTVMPYYAVMGFAAIAGLIEGSASAPDPDHWSVMTGLILGSILRAVVCLGIPLLLTDWLVHDKGWFWARTGVRILAAWLAAVSLLMLALSFAQP, from the coding sequence GTGGTGGTATTGGCCTTGCTCACGGTCAAAGCCAGTGCTCATGAATCAATAACTTTCGGCGGCGCTCTTAACGCTGGTCTTCTTCATCCCTGGCTGCCGGCCGAACAAACATTGGTTCTGTTCGCAGCCGGACTTTTATTAGGGCGGTACGGCGGCAAACGTTTGGTACCGGCCCTTTGCGTCTTCGCCATCGCATTATGCGTTGGTTTTGCTGTCCCGCCGGCTACTGTGCCATTGGCCATTTTGACACTTGTGGCCTTGAGTTTCGTTCTTGCCGCGAGCGCGCTTGTCGGCCTGGACACCGTTATGCCTTACTACGCGGTCATGGGGTTTGCGGCGATCGCGGGCCTGATCGAAGGCAGCGCCTCCGCACCGGATCCAGATCATTGGAGCGTCATGACGGGCCTCATTCTCGGCAGTATTCTACGCGCCGTTGTTTGCCTGGGTATTCCACTGCTCCTCACGGACTGGCTGGTTCATGACAAGGGCTGGTTCTGGGCAAGGACTGGGGTCCGCATTCTCGCTGCGTGGCTTGCCGCCGTCAGTCTGCTCATGCTGGCGCTTTCCTTTGCTCAACCCTGA
- a CDS encoding SRPBCC family protein, producing MKIDKNYELPFSPERVFAAWTSSETVIPPATRMDINPTVGGHFRLIIEGTEHNSVAEGLFFAVEPDRHVRYTWEWDRSGEITQIDVRFEPADAGTDLRIVHTGFQKQESLDMHDSGWDSYVEALSVFLKEDGSVEPH from the coding sequence ATGAAGATTGACAAGAATTACGAATTGCCCTTTTCACCAGAACGCGTTTTTGCAGCCTGGACGAGTTCCGAAACGGTTATCCCGCCAGCGACCAGGATGGACATCAACCCCACAGTAGGTGGGCACTTCCGGCTGATCATTGAAGGCACGGAACACAATAGCGTCGCGGAAGGTCTGTTTTTCGCCGTCGAACCGGACAGACATGTTCGTTACACGTGGGAATGGGATCGCAGTGGCGAGATAACCCAAATCGATGTCCGGTTCGAACCTGCTGATGCCGGCACGGATCTTCGTATTGTCCACACCGGTTTTCAGAAACAGGAAAGCCTCGATATGCATGACAGCGGCTGGGACAGCTATGTGGAAGCGCTGTCGGTGTTTTTGAAGGAAGACGGCAGCGTCGAACCGCATTGA
- a CDS encoding aspartate aminotransferase family protein, producing the protein MSHVFPRHTKADLPVAVAGEGCYLIDSTGKRYLDGSGGAAVSCLGHSDADVTAAVKAQLDKVAFAHTGFFTSDPAEQLADTLTENAPQGIERVYLVSGGSEAVESAVKLARQYFLEIDQPERKRLIARRQSYHGNTLGALAAGGSPERRRHFLPMLIETSHIAPCYEYRFKGEEETAFEYGQRAANDLEKEILSLGPQTVMAFIAEPVVGATAGAVPAVDGYFKRIREICDQYGILLILDEVMCGMGRTGTLFACEHDDVRPDIVTIAKGLGAGYQPIGAMLCSGQIYEAVENGSGFFQHGHTYMGHPVACAASNAVLEALLGRKLVDGVGEKGERLSTALHAALGQHPHVGDIRGRGLFRGIELVEDRESKKPFAPERRVHATVKAAAFEAGLICYPTGGTIDGQSGDHVLLAPPFIIDDNQIDELVSKLSKAVNSI; encoded by the coding sequence ATGTCCCATGTTTTTCCAAGGCACACTAAAGCCGATCTCCCCGTCGCGGTGGCTGGTGAGGGGTGTTATCTGATCGACAGCACAGGCAAGCGCTATCTCGACGGCTCCGGCGGTGCGGCGGTCTCATGCCTTGGACATAGCGATGCCGATGTGACGGCCGCAGTCAAGGCGCAGCTGGACAAGGTCGCATTTGCCCATACCGGCTTTTTCACCAGTGACCCAGCCGAGCAACTGGCCGATACGCTGACTGAAAATGCGCCGCAAGGAATTGAGCGTGTCTACCTGGTCTCCGGCGGCTCCGAGGCTGTGGAGTCGGCGGTTAAACTGGCACGTCAATATTTTCTGGAGATCGACCAGCCGGAACGCAAGCGGCTAATTGCACGCCGACAGAGCTATCATGGCAACACACTCGGCGCTCTTGCGGCCGGTGGCAGTCCGGAGCGGCGCCGGCATTTTCTACCGATGCTGATCGAAACCTCACATATTGCGCCCTGCTATGAGTACCGGTTCAAAGGTGAAGAAGAAACGGCTTTTGAATACGGCCAGCGCGCCGCGAACGATCTCGAAAAGGAAATTCTGAGTCTTGGTCCGCAGACTGTAATGGCCTTTATTGCCGAACCGGTCGTCGGCGCCACGGCCGGCGCGGTACCCGCCGTCGACGGTTATTTCAAGCGCATCCGAGAGATCTGCGACCAATACGGTATACTGCTCATTCTCGACGAGGTGATGTGCGGGATGGGGCGCACGGGGACATTGTTTGCGTGTGAGCACGACGATGTCCGGCCGGACATCGTGACAATCGCAAAGGGACTGGGCGCCGGCTACCAGCCTATCGGAGCCATGCTTTGCTCCGGTCAGATTTATGAGGCGGTCGAGAACGGTTCCGGGTTTTTCCAGCACGGACATACATATATGGGGCACCCCGTTGCGTGCGCTGCAAGCAACGCCGTGCTTGAAGCGCTGCTGGGCCGCAAGCTTGTGGATGGTGTCGGTGAAAAGGGGGAGCGGTTGTCCACCGCGCTTCATGCGGCGCTCGGGCAGCATCCGCATGTTGGAGACATAAGGGGTAGGGGACTGTTTCGCGGCATCGAACTGGTCGAGGATCGCGAAAGCAAGAAACCTTTCGCGCCGGAACGCCGGGTTCATGCCACAGTCAAGGCCGCAGCGTTCGAAGCCGGTCTGATCTGTTACCCGACGGGTGGAACGATCGACGGCCAATCAGGGGACCACGTGCTGTTAGCCCCTCCGTTTATTATTGACGACAATCAGATAGACGAACTGGTGTCCAAGCTCTCCAAGGCAGTCAACAGCATCTAG
- a CDS encoding phosphatase PAP2 family protein, whose amino-acid sequence MLKRIAFPIIVILIAISLAVPVMAESGKQRAFLPAGAVDAVGLIGHPPERGSPEFETQMEIVLWLQQTRTPDQVTFVEQPLNLARFAPLISTSLLGVDGQLLNETLDGVIDEVRMDYDAVKAVFDEPRPFQVDSRVKPVGDARPVASYPSGHAIRATVYGTLLADMFPEHSAEITQLARQVGYGRVVAGVHYPLDVSAGQKLGAAYASEIINQPAYREAVEAIFEK is encoded by the coding sequence ATGCTGAAAAGGATTGCCTTTCCCATCATTGTGATACTCATTGCCATCTCGCTGGCTGTTCCGGTCATGGCCGAATCCGGGAAGCAGCGCGCTTTCCTGCCGGCAGGCGCCGTGGATGCAGTCGGGTTGATCGGGCATCCACCTGAGCGTGGATCACCGGAATTCGAAACTCAAATGGAAATCGTCCTTTGGCTGCAGCAAACCCGCACGCCCGATCAGGTCACGTTTGTGGAGCAGCCGCTGAACCTTGCGCGCTTCGCTCCGCTGATCAGTACGTCATTACTCGGTGTTGATGGCCAACTGCTCAACGAGACACTGGACGGTGTCATTGACGAAGTTCGCATGGACTATGATGCAGTAAAAGCGGTGTTTGATGAGCCACGGCCATTCCAGGTGGATTCCCGCGTCAAGCCGGTCGGAGATGCGCGGCCCGTTGCATCCTACCCCAGCGGTCACGCCATTCGCGCGACGGTCTATGGGACTTTGCTTGCAGACATGTTTCCCGAGCATAGCGCTGAAATCACCCAACTCGCTCGGCAGGTCGGCTATGGCCGTGTTGTCGCTGGCGTGCACTATCCGCTTGATGTGTCCGCGGGGCAGAAGCTCGGTGCAGCCTATGCATCTGAAATCATCAATCAGCCTGCCTATAGGGAGGCGGTTGAAGCGATTTTCGAAAAATGA
- a CDS encoding MmcQ/YjbR family DNA-binding protein — MNRSEFDSFCRSLKATTHIVQWGGASVWKVGGKIFAICSQWTDGPGERFSFKCSDLTYTILTEQEGIVPAPYLARAKWVQVEDLTAMADVDLRGYIEAAHTIVASKLTKKQQRDLGLVV; from the coding sequence ATGAACCGATCCGAATTCGACAGTTTCTGCCGATCATTGAAAGCCACGACGCATATTGTGCAATGGGGCGGCGCATCGGTGTGGAAGGTCGGCGGTAAAATCTTTGCAATCTGCTCGCAATGGACCGACGGCCCGGGCGAAAGGTTCAGCTTCAAATGTTCTGATCTTACCTACACCATTTTGACTGAGCAGGAGGGCATCGTTCCAGCGCCCTATCTGGCAAGGGCCAAGTGGGTCCAGGTGGAGGATCTGACGGCAATGGCGGATGTGGATTTGCGCGGCTACATAGAAGCCGCGCACACCATTGTAGCGAGTAAGCTGACGAAGAAGCAGCAGCGTGATCTCGGACTGGTGGTCTAG